In Flavivirga abyssicola, the following are encoded in one genomic region:
- a CDS encoding alpha/beta hydrolase-fold protein, which yields MKKTSIKIKNQVSLTCILFLLISSAFLNAQNMPGESFTIQSKYMKGDRKIQIALPHGYNEWTEYDVQYMLDPKWNMELRKSLLDFMQNKSMSPRTILVGVVSPDRTSDMTPTKMDNFPTSGNAENFIDFIGKEVKPFVESKYKTSGHNTFAGHSFGGLCVMHALLKSPEYFDSYLVSDPSFWYDNEFLVKMAKEKLSKVGGKTLFIGGRKGKAYKSMGIKAMEAVLKEYAPDNLDWKITAYEDETHNSVVYKLNYDGIKFISQDFRNSTIKFTPNQGEVIPGIPLAIFMTQPNDKLRYTIDGSEPDFDSEFMNDSITILKATTLKVKIPLKRDRTLPAVSGEFVEGKKLKGIKKGKKHVSGLHYTYYEGHFNKLPNFDTLNIIKTGLATKGFKLKSFPKKQFFASVYKGYFEAKTSGYHYFVLSSDDGLKFYIHNKLMINNDLKHKARSQKSTVIYLEKGLHPIRYEYFQFDAGAEINLYYKAPGETPGKLNFDRFWHKPSRK from the coding sequence ATGAAAAAAACATCAATTAAAATCAAAAATCAAGTTTCCTTAACATGTATACTATTTCTACTAATTTCTAGTGCATTTTTAAATGCTCAGAATATGCCTGGAGAATCCTTTACTATTCAGTCAAAATATATGAAAGGGGATCGTAAAATTCAAATAGCACTACCTCATGGCTATAATGAATGGACTGAATATGATGTACAGTATATGTTAGATCCAAAATGGAATATGGAACTTAGGAAATCATTGCTAGACTTTATGCAAAATAAAAGCATGTCACCAAGAACAATCCTTGTGGGGGTTGTTAGTCCAGATAGAACTTCTGATATGACACCAACAAAAATGGATAATTTCCCAACTTCAGGAAATGCTGAAAATTTTATAGATTTTATCGGAAAAGAAGTGAAGCCTTTTGTAGAATCAAAATATAAAACATCAGGACATAATACATTTGCGGGACATTCTTTTGGAGGACTTTGTGTCATGCACGCATTGCTTAAATCGCCAGAATATTTTGATTCATATTTAGTAAGCGATCCATCATTTTGGTATGATAATGAGTTTTTAGTAAAAATGGCTAAAGAAAAACTCTCAAAAGTAGGTGGTAAAACTTTATTTATAGGCGGTAGAAAAGGAAAAGCTTATAAGAGTATGGGTATAAAAGCTATGGAAGCTGTTTTAAAAGAATATGCACCAGATAATTTAGATTGGAAAATTACAGCTTACGAAGACGAAACTCATAACAGTGTTGTTTATAAACTGAACTATGATGGTATTAAATTTATATCTCAAGATTTTAGAAATAGTACGATTAAGTTTACGCCAAACCAAGGAGAAGTCATTCCCGGAATTCCTTTAGCTATTTTCATGACGCAACCTAATGACAAATTGAGGTATACTATAGATGGAAGTGAGCCAGATTTTGATTCAGAATTTATGAACGATTCTATTACCATATTAAAAGCTACAACTTTAAAAGTAAAAATTCCTTTAAAAAGAGACCGTACACTTCCTGCCGTAAGTGGTGAATTTGTTGAAGGCAAAAAATTAAAAGGTATAAAAAAAGGTAAAAAACATGTCTCTGGGTTACACTATACTTATTATGAAGGGCATTTTAATAAGCTTCCAAATTTTGACACCTTAAACATTATAAAAACAGGCTTAGCAACTAAAGGTTTTAAATTAAAATCTTTCCCTAAAAAGCAATTCTTTGCTAGTGTATACAAAGGGTATTTTGAAGCTAAAACTAGCGGATATCATTATTTTGTATTGTCTTCAGATGATGGGCTTAAGTTTTACATTCATAATAAATTAATGATTAACAATGATTTGAAGCATAAGGCACGTAGCCAAAAATCTACAGTAATATATTTAGAAAAAGGATTGCATCCCATACGTTATGAATACTTTCAATTTGATGCAGGAGCAGAAATCAACCTTTACTACAAAGCACCAGGAGAAACCCCAGGTAAATTAAATTTCGATAGGTTTTGGCACAAACCTTCTAGGAAATAG
- a CDS encoding MIP/aquaporin family protein, with product MFYYSLRKTKINFMKKYYAEIIGTFAMVFCGCGAMTINEITNGSISHVGVAVTWGLIVMAMIYAFGEISGAHFNPAVTIGFAFAKKFSWKEVPKYILAQAIGAIFACFILWFLFPESQFLGETVPAEGFPPFKAAILEFLLTFFLMVVIINVSTGSKEIGTMAAIAVGGVILLEAMFAGPMTKASMNPIRSIAPALFTGNFQYLWLYILAPILGAITAVSSCKLVKDDTCC from the coding sequence ATTTTTTATTATAGCCTTAGGAAAACAAAAATAAATTTCATGAAAAAGTATTACGCAGAAATTATAGGAACATTTGCCATGGTATTTTGTGGTTGTGGAGCTATGACGATAAATGAAATCACAAATGGTAGTATCTCGCATGTTGGCGTAGCAGTTACCTGGGGTCTTATTGTTATGGCTATGATATATGCCTTTGGTGAAATTTCTGGAGCGCATTTTAATCCAGCCGTAACTATAGGTTTTGCCTTTGCAAAGAAGTTTTCATGGAAAGAAGTTCCAAAATATATACTAGCTCAAGCCATAGGTGCCATATTTGCTTGTTTTATTTTATGGTTTTTATTTCCAGAAAGTCAATTTTTAGGAGAAACAGTTCCAGCAGAAGGTTTTCCGCCGTTTAAGGCTGCTATTTTAGAGTTTTTATTAACCTTCTTCTTAATGGTTGTTATTATAAACGTATCTACTGGTAGCAAAGAAATTGGAACTATGGCTGCCATTGCCGTAGGGGGCGTTATTCTTTTAGAAGCCATGTTTGCTGGTCCTATGACCAAAGCTTCAATGAATCCTATTCGCTCTATAGCTCCTGCCCTTTTTACTGGAAATTTTCAATATTTATGGCTGTATATCTTAGCTCCAATCCTTGGTGCTATAACCGCAGTTTCCAGTTGCAAACTTGTAAAAGATGATACTTGCTGTTAG
- a CDS encoding Gfo/Idh/MocA family protein, which produces MTSKTINWGIIGLGNIANKFAQDLLTIEDAQLYAVASRSQEKADTFASKYNVTKAYDSYEALVKDSNIDAVYIATPHALHKENTLLCLEHGIAVLCEKPFAMNAEEVNTMISKAKEKNVLLMEALWTYFLPHYQYVLKELENKTYGNILKLEADFGFYRDFDDTSRLFRKSLGGGSLLDIGIYPIFAALSTLGIPQNIKASASFFENGADSSCQMVFNYDNDVTAHLKSTLLEETPTEAIFYCENGTIKINSGFFMPTTVTLISDDNEEIIDFGYKTIGYNYEILHFNNLLREGNVESNIMTFEFSKQLIKLLDDVRANISLEY; this is translated from the coding sequence ATGACAAGTAAAACGATCAACTGGGGTATCATTGGGCTAGGAAATATCGCTAATAAATTTGCACAAGATTTATTAACTATTGAAGATGCTCAACTATATGCCGTCGCTTCAAGATCTCAAGAAAAAGCAGATACTTTTGCCTCTAAGTATAATGTCACTAAAGCATACGACAGTTACGAAGCATTAGTAAAAGATTCTAATATTGATGCTGTCTATATAGCAACACCACATGCATTACATAAAGAAAACACATTGTTATGCTTAGAACATGGCATTGCCGTATTATGTGAAAAACCTTTTGCTATGAATGCTGAAGAAGTCAACACTATGATTTCTAAAGCTAAAGAGAAAAATGTACTTCTTATGGAAGCCCTTTGGACTTATTTTCTTCCGCATTATCAATATGTATTAAAAGAATTAGAGAATAAAACCTATGGTAATATTTTAAAACTTGAAGCTGATTTTGGATTTTATCGTGATTTTGATGATACTTCCAGACTTTTTAGAAAGTCTTTGGGAGGAGGAAGTCTATTAGATATTGGTATCTACCCTATTTTTGCAGCATTATCAACTTTAGGTATTCCACAAAATATAAAGGCAAGCGCTTCTTTTTTTGAAAACGGGGCAGATTCCTCTTGCCAAATGGTTTTCAATTATGATAATGATGTAACCGCTCATTTAAAAAGTACACTTTTAGAAGAAACACCTACCGAAGCTATATTCTACTGCGAAAATGGAACTATTAAGATTAATAGTGGCTTTTTTATGCCAACAACAGTCACTTTAATTTCTGATGATAACGAAGAAATTATTGATTTTGGCTATAAAACTATTGGTTATAACTACGAAATTTTACATTTCAATAACCTCTTACGAGAAGGAAATGTTGAAAGTAACATTATGACATTTGAGTTTAGCAAACAACTTATAAAACTTCTTGATGATGTGAGGGCCAATATTAGCTTAGAGTATTAA
- a CDS encoding DUF2911 domain-containing protein: protein MKKLLLIALVLTFSLNVNAQVKTPQPSPFSKQEQKVGLTDVTIEYSRPNMRGRTIFGNLVPYGKFWRTGANKNTTITFSDDVTIDGQTLKAGAYAIFVKPNAESWDVVFYSDTNNWGTPREWDETKVAAKTNAKVYKLPMKIETFTMSFDDLSNSSASLGLMWEDVYVGVKFEVPTDKAVVASIKSAMNGPSAGDYFSAAVYYLQEGKDINEAKTWIDKAVEMTNDKPRFWFLRQQSLIHAKAGDKKGAIAAAKKSLAGAEKAGNADYVKMNKDSLKEWGAM from the coding sequence ATGAAAAAATTATTATTAATTGCCTTAGTATTAACGTTTTCTTTAAATGTGAATGCACAGGTGAAAACACCACAGCCTAGTCCGTTTTCTAAACAGGAACAAAAAGTAGGCTTAACAGATGTAACGATAGAGTATTCTAGACCAAACATGAGGGGGCGTACCATTTTTGGAAATTTAGTGCCTTACGGAAAATTTTGGCGTACAGGAGCTAATAAAAATACGACCATTACGTTTAGCGATGATGTGACTATTGATGGGCAAACTCTTAAAGCTGGAGCTTATGCTATTTTTGTAAAACCTAATGCAGAATCATGGGATGTTGTGTTTTATTCAGATACTAATAACTGGGGAACTCCTCGTGAATGGGATGAAACAAAAGTAGCTGCTAAAACAAATGCGAAAGTTTATAAACTACCTATGAAGATTGAAACCTTTACAATGTCATTTGATGATTTAAGTAACAGTAGTGCTTCTTTAGGTTTAATGTGGGAAGATGTTTATGTTGGTGTTAAATTTGAAGTACCTACAGATAAAGCGGTTGTTGCTAGCATAAAAAGTGCTATGAATGGTCCGAGTGCTGGTGATTATTTTTCGGCAGCTGTTTATTATTTACAAGAGGGTAAAGATATAAATGAAGCTAAGACATGGATTGATAAAGCTGTAGAGATGACTAATGATAAGCCACGTTTTTGGTTTTTAAGACAACAGTCTTTAATTCATGCTAAAGCAGGAGATAAGAAAGGCGCTATTGCTGCAGCTAAAAAATCTTTAGCTGGTGCTGAAAAAGCTGGAAATGCTGATTATGTGAAAATGAATAAGGATTCTCTTAAAGAATGGGGGGCTATGTAA
- a CDS encoding sodium:solute symporter family transporter, producing MQTLDWIDWVVLISTLLAIVGYGTWKTKGSTSVQDYVRGGNTSKWWTIGLSVMATQASAITFLSTTGQAFSDGMGFVQFYFGLPIAMVIICIVFIPLYHRLKVYTAYEFLENRFDLKTRSLAAILFLIQRGLAAGITIFAPAIILSVVLGWNITYLNIVIGILVIIYTVTGGTKAVTVTQKQQMFVIFAGMLAALFIILNLIPDEVSFTEAVDIAGATGRMEVLDFSFDLENRYTVWSGLIGGTFLMLSYFGTDQSQVQRYLSGKSMKEMQMGLIFNGLLKVPMQFFILLVGIMVFVFYQFNPAPLNFIDASTKTVLSSEYSQQYKELQQKQNQLFNRKKELSVVFSKNNDTSIKADLSRLDSIEKIYRLESKYLIKRAIDTAYSTKYDNLKKELLAIEYKDGDVYILKKEALKDLYKAAAKDTQTNDRDYMFISFILKYLPKGLIGLLLAVILSAAMSSTASEINALATITSIDLYRRNLKDVKDEKHMVKATKLFTLIWGIVAIVIACFANLAENLIQLVNIIGSIFYGNVLGIFLLAFFFKFVRANAVFIAALITQVIVIIGWWFDWMPYLWLNLFGCALVILIAFIIQLFTVNNDKIVST from the coding sequence ATGCAGACTTTAGATTGGATTGATTGGGTTGTTCTAATTTCTACATTATTAGCCATTGTTGGATATGGCACATGGAAAACAAAAGGCAGTACCAGTGTGCAAGATTATGTACGCGGAGGTAATACATCAAAATGGTGGACTATCGGACTTTCTGTAATGGCAACTCAAGCGAGTGCCATTACGTTTTTATCTACTACAGGTCAAGCGTTTTCAGATGGGATGGGGTTCGTTCAATTTTATTTTGGACTTCCTATAGCCATGGTCATCATTTGTATTGTTTTTATACCACTATATCACCGTTTAAAAGTATACACAGCTTACGAATTTCTGGAAAACAGATTCGATTTAAAAACCAGAAGTCTAGCAGCCATTTTATTTTTAATTCAACGTGGGCTGGCAGCAGGAATAACCATTTTTGCTCCAGCAATAATATTATCCGTTGTTTTGGGTTGGAATATTACCTACTTAAATATCGTCATTGGTATTTTAGTTATAATTTATACAGTAACCGGTGGTACAAAAGCTGTTACAGTAACACAAAAGCAGCAGATGTTTGTCATTTTTGCCGGAATGTTAGCCGCGCTATTTATAATCTTAAATTTAATTCCTGACGAGGTTTCTTTTACAGAAGCAGTAGACATTGCTGGAGCCACTGGCAGAATGGAAGTTCTTGATTTTTCATTTGATTTAGAAAATAGATATACCGTTTGGTCTGGATTAATTGGCGGGACATTTTTAATGCTTTCCTATTTTGGAACCGATCAAAGTCAAGTACAACGCTATTTATCAGGTAAATCCATGAAAGAGATGCAAATGGGACTTATATTCAATGGTTTATTAAAAGTTCCCATGCAATTCTTTATTCTACTTGTGGGAATTATGGTTTTTGTCTTCTACCAATTTAATCCTGCTCCATTAAATTTTATAGATGCATCAACGAAAACAGTTTTATCATCCGAATATTCTCAACAGTATAAAGAACTCCAACAAAAACAAAATCAACTTTTCAACAGAAAAAAAGAATTAAGTGTAGTATTCTCAAAAAATAATGATACTTCTATAAAAGCTGATTTATCACGTTTAGATAGTATTGAAAAAATATATCGATTAGAGTCAAAGTATCTAATAAAAAGAGCTATAGATACTGCGTATTCTACTAAATATGACAATTTAAAAAAGGAATTGCTAGCTATAGAGTATAAAGATGGAGATGTCTATATATTAAAGAAAGAAGCATTAAAAGACTTATATAAAGCAGCTGCAAAAGATACCCAAACAAACGATAGAGATTACATGTTCATCTCCTTTATTCTTAAATACTTACCAAAAGGATTAATTGGGTTGCTCTTAGCTGTTATTCTATCTGCTGCCATGTCGTCAACAGCTTCAGAAATTAATGCGTTAGCGACAATTACTTCTATAGATTTGTACCGCAGAAATCTGAAAGATGTAAAAGATGAAAAACACATGGTTAAAGCGACTAAACTCTTCACTCTCATATGGGGTATAGTAGCTATAGTAATAGCCTGTTTTGCTAATCTCGCTGAGAATTTAATTCAATTGGTAAATATTATTGGATCCATTTTTTATGGTAATGTGCTTGGTATATTCTTACTTGCTTTTTTCTTCAAATTTGTAAGAGCAAATGCTGTTTTCATTGCTGCTTTAATTACCCAAGTCATAGTCATAATTGGATGGTGGTTTGATTGGATGCCATATCTATGGCTAAATTTATTTGGATGTGCATTGGTTATATTAATTGCCTTTATAATTCAGTTGTTCACTGTAAATAACGATAAAATAGTCTCAACATGA